TCTTGAGTTAAGTCCTGCAGACTTAGCAGGTGTTTAAAATCACTCATCATCTTTCCTTAAACGGTAACCTGAGTCCCTACCGACTCACCTTGATATGTTTGTCCAGCCAATAAGCTGGCAAGTTTCGCAGGATCTTTCCATGAAGCTAGCGAAACCGGCGTTTGTAAAAATTCAGCGGCTTCTAGAGCAGCTTTAACTTTTACCGTCATGCCGTCGGTAATTACACCATCGGCTATCAATTTGTCTGCTAGTGCGCTATTTAGCTCGGCCACCAGCTGTTTATTCTGGTCGAGTACGCCAGCAACATCGGATAATAACACCAATTGGCCTTGGAGCAATTTACACACTGCTAAAGCGGCTTGGTCGGCATTCACATTGTAAAGCTCGCCGTCGTCACCAATACCAATTGAACTCATCACTGGCACGTGGCCTAGCTCGATAAGGCTGCTAAGCAAAGCAGGGTTGCCTAAAGTGGCTTCGCCTACATGGCCCAAGCGGGTATCCATTTGGCTTACTTTACAAGTGCCAGCATCGCTTAAACACAAGCCCACTGCCGACAAACCTGCTTTTAGCGCTTGGGCTAATAACAGCTTATTGCTGGTACCCGCCAATGCGCCGACTACATAAGGGATTTGCTCTTTAGGAGTTATGCGCAAGCCGTCTAGCTTTTCAGATACAAAACCAGTTTTGGCCAATACGTCTTCAACGACTACGCCTCCGCCATGCACCAATACAATGGGTTGCTTAACTTGTTGTAGAGCGGCAAATAAATTATCTAAAGCTTGGCTGTTATTAAGAACTGCGCCGCCTAACTTAATCACTAACGGTTTCATTACTCGCTCCTAAACCAGTGACTCAGTAAGGGCAAAGCCGTTACGAATATTAACGCATTGAATAGCCTGACTAGCAGCGCCCTTCAATAAATTGTCTTCCGCCGATACCACGATTAAATCGTCACCTTGTTGCTGCCATGCAACATCAATAAACGGGGTATTCTCTACTTTTGCAATAGACGGCCATTCGCCATCCAATATGCGCACAATGTTTTGCCCTGCATAAGCTTGTTGGTAAGCAGCGTTTACTTGCTCTTGGCTAGTGCCCGCTTTTAGCACCACGTTAATCGTGGCTAAAATGCCACGCTTAA
The window above is part of the Agarivorans sp. Alg241-V36 genome. Proteins encoded here:
- the argB gene encoding acetylglutamate kinase, whose protein sequence is MKPLVIKLGGAVLNNSQALDNLFAALQQVKQPIVLVHGGGVVVEDVLAKTGFVSEKLDGLRITPKEQIPYVVGALAGTSNKLLLAQALKAGLSAVGLCLSDAGTCKVSQMDTRLGHVGEATLGNPALLSSLIELGHVPVMSSIGIGDDGELYNVNADQAALAVCKLLQGQLVLLSDVAGVLDQNKQLVAELNSALADKLIADGVITDGMTVKVKAALEAAEFLQTPVSLASWKDPAKLASLLAGQTYQGESVGTQVTV